One region of Quercus lobata isolate SW786 chromosome 2, ValleyOak3.0 Primary Assembly, whole genome shotgun sequence genomic DNA includes:
- the LOC115975690 gene encoding uncharacterized protein LOC115975690 isoform X2, with product MTPVMPYSISNISLIPGTVFATRKNNCLTRSSLARKPTKLTPSPQKCLLPLSTSIKLFPQYSRGCSLHHISRIHRLSATGTDVAVEADSPIADEDSSGASEDPSGGVGGSEKLSNKPDASPTSIMSRRSRPVRKSEMPPVKDEELVPGASFTGKVRSIQPFGAFVDFGAFTDGLVHVSRLSDSYVKDVGSIVSVGQEVKVRLVEANTETGRISLTMRERDDASNLRQRKDSPASGDKAGPANRNFPMSNQRRDEVKKSSKFVKGQDLEGTVKNMTRSGAFISLPDGEEGFLPMSEEVDEGFGTLMGNSSLQVGQEVSVRVLRISRGRVTLTMKKEEDIAKLDSQLNQGVVHAATNPFVLAFRKNKDISMFLDEREKLVKATEAITKTSEKIEEKVNQSKTGSDEVQEQQAQPASSYERMVSVPSTVEETIEEDEASSKEADVGATALDDASTNIADNEEDPASSSTQSIDSAAQTIDKEAELSAEILAPEENMSTSSEITEEASPTDGLESDEKSDSLGEINDEASSVGVDLVASTLDVTSTNVADDEKNLQSTISSSMPTLDGAVQTIEKEAEVSSEISAPEGSVSTFSKITEEASQTDGLKSDEKSDSLGEINDEASSTEVDVVARTLDHTSTDVSDDEKNLQSTIPGSTPTLDDAVQTIEKEAEVTSEISAPEGSVSTANQIIEQAITTDGLEIEGKSKSSNEISDQILSSEIPAAVDIIEGQADVAVVNHELQIQASSAENELPSGAPTEDNEVGPNPDKNGSITSSGLKPDAPTQETKGSQAIKEVVESPVDSTNDAMQNQKPAAESEIPCASQVEDDNVEAAPEKNGSMTNSIGHNGSSSPKESITKAAISPALVKQLREETGAGMMDCKKALSETGGDVVKAQEFLRKKGLASAEKKASRATAEGRIGSYIHDSRIGVLVEVNCETDFVSRGDIFKELVDDLAMQVAACPQVQYLVTEDVPKEIVNKEREIEMQKEDLLSKPEQIRSKIVEGRIRKRLEEVALLEQPYIKNDKMVVKDWVKQTIATIGENIKVTRFVRYNLGEGLEKKSQDFAAEVAAQTAAKAEPKAEKEQPAPVEAKETVQKQPTVTVSATLVKKLREETGAGMMDCKKALSETGGDLEKAQEYLRKKGLSAADKKSSRLAAEGRIGSYIHDARIGVLIEVNSETDFVGRSEKFKELVDDLAMQIVACPQVQFVSIEDIPKSIVNKEKELEMQREDLLSKPENIREKIVEGRISKRLGELALLEQPFIKNDGILVKDLVKQTVAEIGENIKVRRFVRFTLGEKVEENAKAATEA from the exons ATGACGCCAGTAATGCCATATTCTATAAGCAATATTTCACTTATTCCTGGAACTGTGTTTGCAACAAGGAAGAACAATTGTTTGACAAGATCCAGTTTGGCAAGGAAACCTACAAAACTTACACCATCTCCCCAGAAGTGTCTGTTACCTCTGTCAACTTCTATTAAATTGTTCCCTCAGTATAGTAGGGGATGTTCTTTACATCATATATCTAGAATCCATAGATTATCAGCCACAGGAACTGATGTGGCAGTGGAGGCAGATTCACCTATTGCAGATGAAGATTCCTCAGGAGCATCAGAAGATCCATCCGGTGGAGTTGGAGGTAGTGAAAAATTGTCCAATAAACCAGATGCCAGTCCTACTTCAATTATGTCCAGACGTTCAAGACCTGTTAGGAAAAGTGAGATGCCACCTGTAAAAGATGAGGAACTGGTTCCTGGTGCAAGTTTTACCGGGAAAGTTAGATCAATCCAGCCATTTGGtgcttttgttgattttggaGCTTTCACTGATGGGCTGGTGCATGTTTCCAGGTTGAGTGATAGCTATGTTAAGGATGTCGGAAGTATTGTTTCTGTTGGCCAAGAGGTGAAGGTAAGATTAGTTGAAGCAAACACTGAGACAGGACGAATTTCTCTCACTATGCGTGAAAGGGATGATGCTAGTAACCTGCGGCAACGGAAAGATTCTCCTGCCAGTGGTGATAAGGCTGGACCAGCCAATAGGAATTTTCCAATGTCTAACCAGAGGAGGGATGAggtaaaaaaaagttcaaagttTGTCAAGGGGCAGGACCTAGAGGGCACAGTGAAGAATATGACAAGGTCTGGTGCATTTATATCTCTTCCTGATGGGGAAGAAGGTTTCTTGCCCATGTCAGAGGAAGTTGATGAAGGATTTGGAACTCTTATGGGGAACTCTTCACTACAGGTTGGCCAAGAAGTCAGTGTCCGGGTGTTGCGTATCTCAAGAGGGCGGGTAACCTTGAcaatgaagaaagaagaagatattgcAAAGTTGGATTCACAGCTCAACCAAGGGGTTGTCCATGCTGCGACAAACCCTTTTGTGCTTGCTTTTCGTAAAAACAAGGATATTTCTATGTTTTTGGATGAGAGGGAGAAATTAGTGAAAGCAACTGAAGCAATAACAAAGACTTcagaaaaaatagaagaaaaagtaaACCAAAGCAAAACCGGGTCTGATGAAGTGCAGGAGCAGCAGGCTCAACCAGCAAGCAGCTATGAGAGGATGGTCAGTGTCCCTTCTACTGTGGAAGAAAcaattgaagaagatgaagctTCTTCAAAGGAGGCAGATGTGGGAGCCACTGCGTTAGATGATGCCTCAACCAATATTGCAGACAATGAGGAGGACCCTGCCTCTAGCTCAACACAAAGTATTGACAGTGCTGCCCAAACCATAGATAAAGAAGCAGAGTTGAGTGCAGAAATTCTAGCTCCAGAAGAAAATATGTCTACTTCCAGTGAGATAACTGAAGAGGCTTCCCCAACAGATGGTTTGGAAAGTGATGAAAAATCTGATTCGCTTGGTGAAATAAATGATGAAGCTTCTTCAGTGGGGGTTGATTTGGTAGCCAGCACATTAGATGTTACGTCAACCAATGTTGCAGATGATGAAAAGAACTTGCAAAGCACTATCTCTAGCTCAATGCCAACTCTGGATGGTGCCGTTCAAACCATAGAGAAAGAAGCAGAGGTGAGTTCTGAAATTTCAGCTCCTGAAGGGAGTGTATCTACATTCAGTAAGATAACTGAAGAGGCTTCCCAAACAGATGGATTGAAAAGTGATGAAAAATCTGATTCGCTTGGTGAAATAAATGATGAAGCTTCTTCAACGGAGGTGGATGTGGTAGCCAGAACATTAGATCATACATCAACTGATGTTTCAGATGATGAAAAGAACCTGCAAAGCACTATCCCTGGCTCAACACCAACTCTGGATGACGCCGTTCAAACCATAGAGAAAGAAGCAGAGGTGACTTCTGAAATTTCAGCTCCTGAAGGGAGTGTATCTACTGCAAATCAGATAATTGAGCAGGCAATTACAACAGATGGACtagaaattgaaggaaaatcCAAGTCATCTAATGAAATATCTGATCAAATCTTGTCTTCAGAAATTCCAGCCGCAGTAGACATTATAGAGGGTCAAGCTGATGTTGCAGTAGTGAATCATGAACTCCAGATACAAGCATCTAGTGCGGAGAATGAACTTCCTTCTGGTGCACCAACTGAAGATAATGAGGTTGGACCCAACCCTGATAAAAATGGAAGTATAACCAGCTCAGGTTTAAAACCAGATGCTCCTACCCAGGAAACCAAAG GAAGTCAAGCAATCAAAGAAGTTGTAGAGAGCCCTGTTGACAGTACCAATGATGCCATGCAGAATCAAAAACCTGCTGCAGAGAGTGAAATTCCTTGTGCCTCACAAGTTGAAGATGACAATGTGGAAGCTGCCCCTGAGAAAAATGGCAGCATGACTAATTCAATTGGACACAATGGCAGTTCTTCCCCCAAGGAAAGCATAACTAAAG CTGCTATATCACCAGCTCTTGTGAAGCAGCTGCGTGAAGAAACAGGAGCTGGAATGATGgattgcaagaaagctctcTCAGAGACTGGAGGGGACGTTGTTAAAGCTCAGGAATTCCTTAGAAAGAAAGGCTTAGCAAGTGCAGAAAAGAAAGCCAGCAGAGCCACTGCTGAAGGAAGGATAGGTTCCTACATTCATGATAGCAGGATTGGTGTCTTGGTAGAGGTAAACTGTGAGACAGATTTTGTTTCTCGCGGTGACATTTTTAAGGAGCTGGTAGATGATCTAGCCATGCAAGTGGCTGCATGCCCTCAAGTACAGTATCTTGTTACAGAAGATGttccaaaagaaattgtgaACAAGGAAAGAGAGATTGAGATGCAGAAGGAAGATCTATTGTCAAAGCCAGAGCAAATCAGATCAAAGATTGTTGAAGGGCGAATCAGGAAGAGGCTCGAGGAAGTGGCATTGCTTGAGCAGCCATACATCAAGAATGATAAGATGGTGGTAAAGGACTGGGTGAAGCAGACCATTGCAACCATTGGAGAAAATATAAAAGTGACAAGGTTTGTGCGGTACAATCTTGGAGAGGGCTTGGAAAAAAAAAGCCAGGATTTTGCTGCTGAGGTGGCAGCCCAAACTGCAGCAAAAGCAGAGCCCAAAGCAGAAAAAGAGCAGCCTGCTCCAGTGGAAGCCAAGGAAACTGTTCAAAA GCAACCAACAGTAACAGTCTCTGCCACATTGGTCAAAAAACTACGAGAAGAAACTGGAGCAGGGATGAtggactgcaagaaagctctttCTGAAACTGGAGGGGATCTTGAGAAGGCACAGGAATACCTTAGAAAGAAGGGTCTTTCAGCTGCTGACAAGAAATCTAGCAGGCTTGCAGCTGAAGGCAGAATAGGGTCCTACATTCATGATGCCCGCATAGGAGTTCTTATTGAAGTGAACAGCGAGACTGACTTTGTTGGTAGAAGTGAAAAATTCAAGGAGTTGGTTGATGATTTGGCAATGCAAATTGTGGCCTGCCCACAAGTGCAGTTCGTATCCATTGAAGATATTCCTAAGAGTATTGTGAACAAGGAAAAAGAGCTTGAAATGCAAAGAGAGGACCTCCTATCAAAACCCGAGAACATTAGAGAGAAAATTGTTGAGGGGAGGATCTCAAAGAGGCTTGGGGAGCTTGCTCTTCTTGAGCAGCCTTTCATTAAGAATGATGGTATTTTGGTGAAGGACTTGGTGAAACAAACTGTAGCTGAAATTGGGGAGAACATAAAAGTTAGGAGGTTTGTTCGGTTCACTCTCGGGgaaaaagttgaagaaaatgCAAAAGCAGCAACTGAAGCATGA
- the LOC115975690 gene encoding uncharacterized protein LOC115975690 isoform X1: MTPVMPYSISNISLIPGTVFATRKNNCLTRSSLARKPTKLTPSPQKCLLPLSTSIKLFPQYSRGCSLHHISRIHRLSATGTDVAVEADSPIADEDSSGASEDPSGGVGGSEKLSNKPDASPTSIMSRRSRPVRKSEMPPVKDEELVPGASFTGKVRSIQPFGAFVDFGAFTDGLVHVSRLSDSYVKDVGSIVSVGQEVKVRLVEANTETGRISLTMRERDDASNLRQRKDSPASGDKAGPANRNFPMSNQRRDEVKKSSKFVKGQDLEGTVKNMTRSGAFISLPDGEEGFLPMSEEVDEGFGTLMGNSSLQVGQEVSVRVLRISRGRVTLTMKKEEDIAKLDSQLNQGVVHAATNPFVLAFRKNKDISMFLDEREKLVKATEAITKTSEKIEEKVNQSKTGSDEVQEQQAQPASSYERMVSVPSTVEETIEEDEASSKEADVGATALDDASTNIADNEEDPASSSTQSIDSAAQTIDKEAELSAEILAPEENMSTSSEITEEASPTDGLESDEKSDSLGEINDEASSVGVDLVASTLDVTSTNVADDEKNLQSTISSSMPTLDGAVQTIEKEAEVSSEISAPEGSVSTFSKITEEASQTDGLKSDEKSDSLGEINDEASSTEVDVVARTLDHTSTDVSDDEKNLQSTIPGSTPTLDDAVQTIEKEAEVTSEISAPEGSVSTANQIIEQAITTDGLEIEGKSKSSNEISDQILSSEIPAAVDIIEGQADVAVVNHELQIQASSAENELPSGAPTEDNEVGPNPDKNGSITSSGLKPDAPTQETKDGEENDESSDLSGKLADDQVISSGSQAIKEVVESPVDSTNDAMQNQKPAAESEIPCASQVEDDNVEAAPEKNGSMTNSIGHNGSSSPKESITKAAISPALVKQLREETGAGMMDCKKALSETGGDVVKAQEFLRKKGLASAEKKASRATAEGRIGSYIHDSRIGVLVEVNCETDFVSRGDIFKELVDDLAMQVAACPQVQYLVTEDVPKEIVNKEREIEMQKEDLLSKPEQIRSKIVEGRIRKRLEEVALLEQPYIKNDKMVVKDWVKQTIATIGENIKVTRFVRYNLGEGLEKKSQDFAAEVAAQTAAKAEPKAEKEQPAPVEAKETVQKQPTVTVSATLVKKLREETGAGMMDCKKALSETGGDLEKAQEYLRKKGLSAADKKSSRLAAEGRIGSYIHDARIGVLIEVNSETDFVGRSEKFKELVDDLAMQIVACPQVQFVSIEDIPKSIVNKEKELEMQREDLLSKPENIREKIVEGRISKRLGELALLEQPFIKNDGILVKDLVKQTVAEIGENIKVRRFVRFTLGEKVEENAKAATEA, translated from the exons ATGACGCCAGTAATGCCATATTCTATAAGCAATATTTCACTTATTCCTGGAACTGTGTTTGCAACAAGGAAGAACAATTGTTTGACAAGATCCAGTTTGGCAAGGAAACCTACAAAACTTACACCATCTCCCCAGAAGTGTCTGTTACCTCTGTCAACTTCTATTAAATTGTTCCCTCAGTATAGTAGGGGATGTTCTTTACATCATATATCTAGAATCCATAGATTATCAGCCACAGGAACTGATGTGGCAGTGGAGGCAGATTCACCTATTGCAGATGAAGATTCCTCAGGAGCATCAGAAGATCCATCCGGTGGAGTTGGAGGTAGTGAAAAATTGTCCAATAAACCAGATGCCAGTCCTACTTCAATTATGTCCAGACGTTCAAGACCTGTTAGGAAAAGTGAGATGCCACCTGTAAAAGATGAGGAACTGGTTCCTGGTGCAAGTTTTACCGGGAAAGTTAGATCAATCCAGCCATTTGGtgcttttgttgattttggaGCTTTCACTGATGGGCTGGTGCATGTTTCCAGGTTGAGTGATAGCTATGTTAAGGATGTCGGAAGTATTGTTTCTGTTGGCCAAGAGGTGAAGGTAAGATTAGTTGAAGCAAACACTGAGACAGGACGAATTTCTCTCACTATGCGTGAAAGGGATGATGCTAGTAACCTGCGGCAACGGAAAGATTCTCCTGCCAGTGGTGATAAGGCTGGACCAGCCAATAGGAATTTTCCAATGTCTAACCAGAGGAGGGATGAggtaaaaaaaagttcaaagttTGTCAAGGGGCAGGACCTAGAGGGCACAGTGAAGAATATGACAAGGTCTGGTGCATTTATATCTCTTCCTGATGGGGAAGAAGGTTTCTTGCCCATGTCAGAGGAAGTTGATGAAGGATTTGGAACTCTTATGGGGAACTCTTCACTACAGGTTGGCCAAGAAGTCAGTGTCCGGGTGTTGCGTATCTCAAGAGGGCGGGTAACCTTGAcaatgaagaaagaagaagatattgcAAAGTTGGATTCACAGCTCAACCAAGGGGTTGTCCATGCTGCGACAAACCCTTTTGTGCTTGCTTTTCGTAAAAACAAGGATATTTCTATGTTTTTGGATGAGAGGGAGAAATTAGTGAAAGCAACTGAAGCAATAACAAAGACTTcagaaaaaatagaagaaaaagtaaACCAAAGCAAAACCGGGTCTGATGAAGTGCAGGAGCAGCAGGCTCAACCAGCAAGCAGCTATGAGAGGATGGTCAGTGTCCCTTCTACTGTGGAAGAAAcaattgaagaagatgaagctTCTTCAAAGGAGGCAGATGTGGGAGCCACTGCGTTAGATGATGCCTCAACCAATATTGCAGACAATGAGGAGGACCCTGCCTCTAGCTCAACACAAAGTATTGACAGTGCTGCCCAAACCATAGATAAAGAAGCAGAGTTGAGTGCAGAAATTCTAGCTCCAGAAGAAAATATGTCTACTTCCAGTGAGATAACTGAAGAGGCTTCCCCAACAGATGGTTTGGAAAGTGATGAAAAATCTGATTCGCTTGGTGAAATAAATGATGAAGCTTCTTCAGTGGGGGTTGATTTGGTAGCCAGCACATTAGATGTTACGTCAACCAATGTTGCAGATGATGAAAAGAACTTGCAAAGCACTATCTCTAGCTCAATGCCAACTCTGGATGGTGCCGTTCAAACCATAGAGAAAGAAGCAGAGGTGAGTTCTGAAATTTCAGCTCCTGAAGGGAGTGTATCTACATTCAGTAAGATAACTGAAGAGGCTTCCCAAACAGATGGATTGAAAAGTGATGAAAAATCTGATTCGCTTGGTGAAATAAATGATGAAGCTTCTTCAACGGAGGTGGATGTGGTAGCCAGAACATTAGATCATACATCAACTGATGTTTCAGATGATGAAAAGAACCTGCAAAGCACTATCCCTGGCTCAACACCAACTCTGGATGACGCCGTTCAAACCATAGAGAAAGAAGCAGAGGTGACTTCTGAAATTTCAGCTCCTGAAGGGAGTGTATCTACTGCAAATCAGATAATTGAGCAGGCAATTACAACAGATGGACtagaaattgaaggaaaatcCAAGTCATCTAATGAAATATCTGATCAAATCTTGTCTTCAGAAATTCCAGCCGCAGTAGACATTATAGAGGGTCAAGCTGATGTTGCAGTAGTGAATCATGAACTCCAGATACAAGCATCTAGTGCGGAGAATGAACTTCCTTCTGGTGCACCAACTGAAGATAATGAGGTTGGACCCAACCCTGATAAAAATGGAAGTATAACCAGCTCAGGTTTAAAACCAGATGCTCCTACCCAGGAAACCAAAG ACGGAGAGGAAAATGATGAAAGTTCTGATCTCTCTGGAAAATTAGCTGATGATCAAGTTATCTCTTCAGGAAGTCAAGCAATCAAAGAAGTTGTAGAGAGCCCTGTTGACAGTACCAATGATGCCATGCAGAATCAAAAACCTGCTGCAGAGAGTGAAATTCCTTGTGCCTCACAAGTTGAAGATGACAATGTGGAAGCTGCCCCTGAGAAAAATGGCAGCATGACTAATTCAATTGGACACAATGGCAGTTCTTCCCCCAAGGAAAGCATAACTAAAG CTGCTATATCACCAGCTCTTGTGAAGCAGCTGCGTGAAGAAACAGGAGCTGGAATGATGgattgcaagaaagctctcTCAGAGACTGGAGGGGACGTTGTTAAAGCTCAGGAATTCCTTAGAAAGAAAGGCTTAGCAAGTGCAGAAAAGAAAGCCAGCAGAGCCACTGCTGAAGGAAGGATAGGTTCCTACATTCATGATAGCAGGATTGGTGTCTTGGTAGAGGTAAACTGTGAGACAGATTTTGTTTCTCGCGGTGACATTTTTAAGGAGCTGGTAGATGATCTAGCCATGCAAGTGGCTGCATGCCCTCAAGTACAGTATCTTGTTACAGAAGATGttccaaaagaaattgtgaACAAGGAAAGAGAGATTGAGATGCAGAAGGAAGATCTATTGTCAAAGCCAGAGCAAATCAGATCAAAGATTGTTGAAGGGCGAATCAGGAAGAGGCTCGAGGAAGTGGCATTGCTTGAGCAGCCATACATCAAGAATGATAAGATGGTGGTAAAGGACTGGGTGAAGCAGACCATTGCAACCATTGGAGAAAATATAAAAGTGACAAGGTTTGTGCGGTACAATCTTGGAGAGGGCTTGGAAAAAAAAAGCCAGGATTTTGCTGCTGAGGTGGCAGCCCAAACTGCAGCAAAAGCAGAGCCCAAAGCAGAAAAAGAGCAGCCTGCTCCAGTGGAAGCCAAGGAAACTGTTCAAAA GCAACCAACAGTAACAGTCTCTGCCACATTGGTCAAAAAACTACGAGAAGAAACTGGAGCAGGGATGAtggactgcaagaaagctctttCTGAAACTGGAGGGGATCTTGAGAAGGCACAGGAATACCTTAGAAAGAAGGGTCTTTCAGCTGCTGACAAGAAATCTAGCAGGCTTGCAGCTGAAGGCAGAATAGGGTCCTACATTCATGATGCCCGCATAGGAGTTCTTATTGAAGTGAACAGCGAGACTGACTTTGTTGGTAGAAGTGAAAAATTCAAGGAGTTGGTTGATGATTTGGCAATGCAAATTGTGGCCTGCCCACAAGTGCAGTTCGTATCCATTGAAGATATTCCTAAGAGTATTGTGAACAAGGAAAAAGAGCTTGAAATGCAAAGAGAGGACCTCCTATCAAAACCCGAGAACATTAGAGAGAAAATTGTTGAGGGGAGGATCTCAAAGAGGCTTGGGGAGCTTGCTCTTCTTGAGCAGCCTTTCATTAAGAATGATGGTATTTTGGTGAAGGACTTGGTGAAACAAACTGTAGCTGAAATTGGGGAGAACATAAAAGTTAGGAGGTTTGTTCGGTTCACTCTCGGGgaaaaagttgaagaaaatgCAAAAGCAGCAACTGAAGCATGA
- the LOC115975691 gene encoding methyltransferase-like protein 5 — translation MKLKQLEGLLGDLQQFSNPKVELEQYPTGPHIASRMLFTAENSFGDISSKVVADFGCGCGTLGAAAALLGAEHVIGIDIDSQSLEIASLNAEDLELDINLIQCNVKNLGWRGQTVDTVVMNPPFGTRKKGADMEFLSVALKIASQAVYSLHKTSTRDHIKRAALRDFNASSAEVLCELRFDVPQLYKFHKKKEVDIAVDLWRFVPKVNQGKGN, via the exons ATGAAGCTGAAGCAACTAGAAGGCCTCCTCGGTGATCTTCAACAGTTCTCCAACCcaaag GTGGAGCTGGAACAATACCCAACTGGACCCCACATTGCCTCTCGCATGCTCTTCACT GCAGAGAATTCATTTGGGGATATAAGCAGCAAGGTAGTGGCCGATTTTGGTTGTGGCTGTGGTACATTAGGTGCTGCCGCAGCTCTTTTGGGTGCAGA ACATGTTATTGGCATTGACATCGATTCACAATCTCTTGAAATTGCGTCACTAAATGCAGAGGATCTTGAG TTGGATATAAATTTAATACAGTGCAATGTCAAGAACTTAGGATGGAGAG GTCAAACTGTTGATACTGTTGTAATGAATCCTCCATTTGGAACCCGGAAGAAGGGTGCTGACATGGAATTCCTCTCTGTGGCTTTGAAG ATTGCTTCTCAAGCAGTTTATTCCTTGCATAAGACCTCAACAAGAGAT CATATCAAAAGGGCAGCCTTGCGGGACTTCAATGCTAGTAGTGCTGAGGTTTTATGTGAG CTTCGATTTGATGTACCACAGCTATACAAATTTCATAAGAAAAAGGAAGTGGACATTGCTGTGGACCTCTGGCGATTTGTGCCCAAAGTTAATCAAGGAAAGGGGAACTAG